The following coding sequences are from one Actinomycetota bacterium window:
- a CDS encoding DNA-3-methyladenine glycosylase 2 family protein, which yields MSARPAGRRRLRLAGPVDLRLTLGAVRRGRGDPTMRIGPGEVWRATRTADGPATARVTASGGELAMEAWGPGAERALDGFEALVGGLDDERGFDPGTGVVAELRRRLPGLRLCRTGAVFEALVPTVIEQKVTGHEARRSYHGLVRRLGEPAPGPCAGLLVPPAAEAVARTPSWVFHRLGVERRRADTVRLAATYARRLDEAASLGRDEAYRRLLALPGVGPWTAAEVAMVALGDADAVSVGDFHLPDHVAFALAGEARADDARMLELLEPYQGHRGRVVRLIMAGGPAPPRFGPRMALNPIAAL from the coding sequence GTGAGTGCCCGACCGGCCGGGCGGCGGAGGCTGCGCCTGGCCGGCCCCGTGGACCTGCGCCTGACCCTGGGAGCCGTCCGGCGGGGCCGGGGCGACCCGACCATGCGAATCGGGCCCGGCGAGGTGTGGCGAGCCACCCGGACAGCGGACGGGCCGGCGACGGCCCGGGTGACGGCATCGGGTGGGGAGCTGGCCATGGAGGCCTGGGGACCGGGGGCGGAGCGGGCGCTGGACGGGTTCGAGGCCCTGGTCGGGGGGTTGGACGACGAACGCGGCTTCGACCCGGGGACCGGTGTCGTGGCCGAACTACGTCGCCGGCTGCCGGGCCTGCGCCTGTGCCGGACGGGGGCCGTGTTCGAGGCGTTGGTGCCCACCGTCATCGAGCAGAAAGTGACGGGCCACGAGGCCCGCCGGTCCTACCACGGCCTGGTCCGGCGCCTGGGAGAGCCCGCTCCCGGGCCGTGCGCCGGCCTGCTCGTCCCGCCCGCGGCCGAGGCGGTCGCCCGTACGCCGTCGTGGGTCTTCCACCGCCTCGGCGTGGAACGCCGGCGGGCCGACACGGTCCGGTTGGCGGCCACCTACGCCCGCCGCCTGGACGAGGCCGCTTCGCTGGGCCGCGACGAGGCCTACCGGCGGTTGCTGGCTCTCCCCGGCGTAGGCCCGTGGACGGCCGCCGAGGTCGCCATGGTCGCCCTGGGCGACGCCGACGCCGTGAGCGTGGGCGACTTCCACCTGCCCGACCACGTGGCCTTCGCCCTGGCCGGCGAGGCCCGGGCCGACGATGCCCGCATGCTCGAACTGCTGGAGCCCTACCAGGGCCACCGGGGCCGGGTCGTACGCCTGATCATGGCCGGCGGACCGGCACCGCCCCGGTTCGGGCCCCGCATGGCCCTCAACCCCATCGCCGCCTTGTAG